From Halichoerus grypus chromosome 6, mHalGry1.hap1.1, whole genome shotgun sequence, one genomic window encodes:
- the CDPF1 gene encoding cysteine-rich DPF motif domain-containing protein 1 isoform X2, giving the protein MEGEAERRPLGVFTCQLCALTAPYSYVGQKPPDTRSVILLEESYVMKDPFTSDKDRFLVLGSKCSLCSRLVCVGPECSLFYSKRFCLPCVQENMDAFPQEIRQDLEKRKAPSKRPASQPGSRT; this is encoded by the exons ATGGAGGGTGAGGCGGAGCGCCGTCCTCTGGGTGTGTTTACGTGCCAGCTCTGTGCCCTGACAGCCCCGTACAGCTATGTGGGGCAGAAGCCCCCTGACACCCGCTCTGTCAT CCTCCTGGAGGAGAGTTACGTCATGAAGGACCCGTTCACCTCAGACAAGGACAGGTTCCTGGTCCTCGGCTCAAAGTGCAGTTTGTGCAGCCGGCTGGTGTGCGTGGGCCCG GAATGCAGTTTATTCTACTCCAAGAGGTTTTGCCTCCCCTGTGTCCAGGAAAACATGGATGCCTTCCCTCAGGAAATCCGGCAAGActtggagaaaaggaaagctCCATCAAAGAGGCCGGCCAGCCAGCCTGGCTCTCGGACATGA
- the CDPF1 gene encoding cysteine-rich DPF motif domain-containing protein 1 isoform X1 produces the protein MHRESLSRASGAGPGRVRGQRGSTHAPWFVAVGRRARARASVCCCREAGPRTRRGRRSVRRRAARPGGVAVPCCPRLGGRGRRGLEREVRGAGPEMEGEAERRPLGVFTCQLCALTAPYSYVGQKPPDTRSVILLEESYVMKDPFTSDKDRFLVLGSKCSLCSRLVCVGPECSLFYSKRFCLPCVQENMDAFPQEIRQDLEKRKAPSKRPASQPGSRT, from the exons ATGCACCGTGAAAGTCTCTCCAGGGCTTCCGGTGCGGGGCCAGGGCGGGTCCGCGGCCAGCGCGGGTCCACGCACGCGCCGTGGTTTGTCGCTGTAGGGAGGCGGGCCCGCGCACGCGCTTCGGTTTGTTGCTGTCGGGAGGCGGGCCCGCGCACGCGCCGCGGGCGGAGGTCCGTGAGGAGGCGAGCGGCGCGCCCTGGCGGCGTGGCTGTTCCCTGCTGCCCGCGGCTTGGCGGCAGAGGCCGGAGGGGACTGGAGCGCGAAGTCCGGGGGGCAGGCCCGGAG ATGGAGGGTGAGGCGGAGCGCCGTCCTCTGGGTGTGTTTACGTGCCAGCTCTGTGCCCTGACAGCCCCGTACAGCTATGTGGGGCAGAAGCCCCCTGACACCCGCTCTGTCAT CCTCCTGGAGGAGAGTTACGTCATGAAGGACCCGTTCACCTCAGACAAGGACAGGTTCCTGGTCCTCGGCTCAAAGTGCAGTTTGTGCAGCCGGCTGGTGTGCGTGGGCCCG GAATGCAGTTTATTCTACTCCAAGAGGTTTTGCCTCCCCTGTGTCCAGGAAAACATGGATGCCTTCCCTCAGGAAATCCGGCAAGActtggagaaaaggaaagctCCATCAAAGAGGCCGGCCAGCCAGCCTGGCTCTCGGACATGA
- the LOC118523335 gene encoding polycystin family receptor for egg jelly-like, with protein sequence MRPGAPLLLLLGLGLGLGLDRGLLPQPPAPRRARAAVLVSWAPGGGWRGAPGVGEPAGSARLHLRPRAAPGGGLVVRGGGRLCLPRGPARPVCVLLRVVLRARLAAAPALVDLRLSARHGRLSLRWRTPLHRALGRPEWTFRLVRVPPATLRRPRRAASDLPADGARPYAGFVAQTECPTDGPTPVVLEAVNSDGPQAIESSVSCQVSEDVPCVINMVKIQRNKDGVPVVLTRKMEDTFNASFAFNCENASLVVPQWQVFSVPSVNDVPDWNAPLDRPNVRLGKTPAFLYIPPNSLSWGVYVFRFTVSIFRGKKRTLKARGSDFIYVIILRSDLKAVIPGGPNITISFTDRLVLDGTNSSDPDSDNPSEALLFSWYCTTDPKNYQGAKITVMSNSVCHPKQSDLNWKWASGPVLTLSPGTLKGGGVYFFRMVIRKGGRTAYIDKTVHVLKGSAPAANISCIENCDAVSVISDRFSLFLNCTSCSTSQDVYKWSILSSSGDEITFDWVKHTTTGRNGAYLSLKAFAFKDFPEAKFWMSVHLATWSGETLDLRHPFIINHVPQIGECSIKPDKGVAFFTRFVIRCDNFKDKNIPLTYKMVVSDLYGFGQISSVIENTLGAILYLGSESTSPPSFLPVGVLANRYAMKIHVQVYDSLGAFSQVTLFATVHAPTDKISGKDVLDRLFNFTMGPNSSLSTLLDNQEFLPAGYLIYIAASVLNNMKPELTLQADKTRLREYLVNQTFVLPNSTLVEISQVVMSVTKLTQTTSGFTRVAQKLATVRIWQANRALQQSRQKDPHFYSEQIEIVSTGILTTLSNIFKLTVSYEVVDEPFYELELLADTILDGKVPGNETTAMTSSSFNMYVRKTEKWDVTDVFSNEKSSRNYFRPTLNVSSIPSLPANAPISTMFCEFADDPFPWMNDQESCSAEVVGFRMTGTTPNGDVLEIMPDVAEVHIARKNLSFAAFNLTVGPENEPEGAEESLRRTTGQFRFEVDSSVVKELLVHIVTEVTVLFTVFVYAGSEITPTALVATFLAPHDIPPMANQSDLFDSACTVREARVLCLPASLLQVIAQRTGSSECTLTIVLQAPRFVMKASEKLVRIALFSAHCLDMYGVQSDWREDTCVLGEKTTWLRVHCVCQTTRRARRQLDLIEQASTHLQTHFLTAKVIVVPNPVDLQLEVIKNVTQNPVTLFTVLFIMLMYIILAFWALLRDEMDQFLRQHVIILLDNDPYDKVCYLVTIFTGSRCGAGTRADVFIQLMGTEGASDVHCLSHPYFKTLYRGGINTFLLTTKSDLGDIHSVRVWHNNEGKAPSWYLSRIKVENLFSRRIWLFLCREWLSVDTSLDRTFHVTDPEKPINRMDFFLIDSTYKLGRNHMWFSIFSGVIARPFNRLQRLSCCLAMLMASLLCNIMFFNLDRPEETESEEGRYIRSMMIGLESVLITIPVHLLIAFLFTYSQREPRVTLEKVSPRKRSLVPESGHWEEYLEKWHARETVHAPTKKASKLPSAKSTRLHKASAEVPYMAQPMGKKGEKVLRTQGKNINASNANTNNNKDVASGEPPSQVGPVELKEKSRIAIPSCCVYIAWFLVFVTSSISSFFIVFYGLTYGYEKSLEWLFASFCSFCLSIFLVQPSKIILLSGLRTSRPKYCKNLSWAGRYCYTEIELHSTLSPGEMQKRHEQIVQLRRSRMYQPLTEDEILIFKRKKTIKRRAFLFLCYILTHFIFLALLLSLVALLRHTDSFYYNQVIRSQFSVDLGSVTKLVDIYRWLDSVLVPLLHNDPNPTFLPDSSSKILGLPLLRQVRAKPGDKLCLPANNFAQTSMEGEVHCHPNYGTDPEDTRNYSSLWTKVAKRSEDKHTNGFTYKPPEKTWGYFSHGLLHTYGSGGYAFYFFPEQQQFNSTVRLRELQSGGWLDEKTWAVILELTTFNPDVSLFCSVSVIFEASQLGVVNTSISVHSFAVADFDRETSAEIYLYVAILIFFLAYMVDEGYIIMQERASYVRSVYNLLNFALKCIFTVLIVLFFRKHFLATGIIRFYLSNPADFIPFHAVSQVDHVMRIILGFLLFLTILKTLRYSRFFYDVRLAQRAIQAALPGICHMALVVSVYFFVYMAFGYLVFGQHEWNYSNLIHATQTIFSYCVSAFQDTEFSNNRVLGVLFLSSFMLVMICILINLFQAVILSAYEEMKQPVYEEPSDEAEAMTYLCRRLRAMFRFLTFQPRDKDEPEFFVNMLYGQPEKNSRRYLGLKTRNINGKKMVYLVV encoded by the exons ATGCGGCCCGGAGCcccgctcctcctcctgctgggcctgggcctgggcctgggcctggatcGCGGCCTCCTCCCGCAGCCCCCGGCTCCTCGCAGGGCCCGGGCTGCCGTCCTCGTCTCCTGGGCGCCCGGCG GCGGCTGGAGGGGCGCCCCGGGCGTCGGCGAGCCGGCCGGCAGCGCCCGCCTCCACCTGCGGCCCCGCGCGGCCCCTGGCGGCGGCCTGGTCGTGCGCGGCGGCGGCCGCCTCTGCCTGCCCCGCGGGCCCGCGCGCCCCGTCTGCGTCCTGCTGCGCGTCGTGCTGCGCGCCCGCCTGGCCGCCGCGCCCGCGCTCGTGGACCTGCGGCTGTCCGCGCGCCACGGCCGCCTGTCCCTGCGGTGGCGCACCCCGCTGCACCGCGCGCTCGGGCGCCCGGAGTGGACCTTCCGGCTCGTGCGGGTCCCGCCGGCCACCCTGCGGCGCCCCCGCCGCGCCGCCTCCGACCTGCCCGCCGACGGCGCTCGCCCCTACGCGGGCTTCGTGGCCCAAACCGAGTGTCCCACGGACGGGCCCACGCCTGTTGTTTTGGAAGCTGTCAACTCGGACGGTCCTCAAGCCATCGAGTCTTCGGTGTCCTGCCAGGTATCCGAAGATGTGCCCTGTGTCATCAACATGGTAAAGATCCAAAGGAACAAAGATGGTGTTCCCGTGGTGTTGACCAGGAAGATGGAGGATACCTTCAACGCAAGCTTTGCGTTCAATTGCGAGAACGCATCCTTAGTTGTTCCGCAGTGGCAAGTCTTTTCCGTGCCCTCCGTAAATGATGTGCCGGACTGGAATGCACCTTTGGATAGACCAAACGTCCGGTTAGGGAAAACTCCAGCATTTCTGTATATCCCCCCAAATTCTTTATCTTGGGGGGTGTATGTGTTTAGATTCACAGTCAGCatcttcagaggaaaaaaaaggacactTAAGGCAAGAGGCTCAGATTTCATCTATGTCATCATCCTTAGAAGTGACCTAAAGGCAGTTATTCCTGGGGGTCCCAATATAACAATTAGTTTCACGGATAGGCTGGTTCTGGATGGAACGAATTCCTCCGATCCAGATTCAGACAACCCTTCAGAGGCACTCCTTTTCTCCTGGTACTGTACCACAGATCCAAAAAACTACCAGGGAGCTAAAATTACAGTGATGAGCAACAGCGTCTGTCACCCGAAGCAAAGTGATCTGAACTGGAAATGGGCCTCTGGCCCTGTCCTAACACTTTCACCAGGAACCCTTAAAGGTGGAGGTGTGTACTTTTTCAGAATGGTGATCCGGAAGGGTGGTAGGACAGCATATATTGATAAAACGGTACACGTGCTCAAAGGATCAGCCCCTGCAGCAAACATTTCGTGTATTGAAAATTGTGATGCCGTTTCGGTGATTTCAGacagattttctttgtttctaaattGCACAAGTTGTTCAACAAGCCAGGATGTCTATAAATGGTCGATTCTGTCATCTTCAGGTGATGAGATAACATTTGATTGGGTGAAACACACCACAACAGGGAGGAATGGTGCTTATTTGTCTCTAAAAGCTTTTGCTTTTAAGGATTTTCCTGAAGCTAAGTTTTGGATGTCTGTGCATCTAGCAACTTGGAGTGGGGAGACCTTGGACTTGAGGCACCCCTTTATTATTAACCATGTCCCTCAAATCGGAGAGTGCAGCATTAAACCAGATAAAGGAGTTGCATTTTTTACCAGGTTTGTCATCCGGTGTGATAATTTTAAGGATAAGAACATCCCTCTTACATACAAAATGGTAGTCTCTGATTTGTATGGTTTTGGTCAGATCAGTTCTGTAATAGAGAACACCTTGGGGGCCATCCTGTATTTGGGGAGTGAGTCCACATCgcccccttcctttctccctgttGGTGTGTTGGCCAATCGTTATGCCATGAAGATCCACGTTCAGGTATATGACTCTCTAGGAGCTTTTTCTCAGGTGACTTTGTTTGCGACCGTACATGCTCCAACGGACAAAATCTCAGGGAAGGATGTGCTTGATCGCTTATTCAATTTCACCATGGGACCGAATTCATCGCTCTCTACTTTGCTTGACAACCAGGAATTTCTGCCTGCAggttatttaatatatatagcaGCTTCTGTTTTGAATAACATGAAACCTGAATTAACTTTGCAAGCTGACAAAACCAGACTCCGGGAATACCTTGTCAACCAGACTTTCGTTCTTCCCAATAGCACTTTGGTGGAAATCAGCCAGGTAGTCATGAGTGTTACTAAATTAACCCAGACGACCTCTGGATTCACTCGAGTGGCTCAGAAACTCGCCACAGTGAGGATCTGGCAAGCAAATCGAGCCCTGCAACAGTCTCGACAGAAAGATCCACACTTTTACTCTGAACAAATAGAAATCGTGAGCACTGGGATATTAACAACTTTGTCTAATATCTTTAAACTGACCGTTAGCTATGAAGTGGTTGACGAGCCTTTCTACGAGTTGGAATTACTAGCAGACACAATATTGGACGGTAAAGTGCCAGGGAATGAGACCACTGCAATGACATCCTCCAGCTTTAACATGTACGTCAGGAAGACCGAAAAGTGGGACGTTACTGACGTCTTCAGCAACGAGAAAAGCAGTCGAAATTATTTTCGTCCGACGCTAAACGTGAGCAGTATTCCTAGTTTGCCCGCAAATGCCCCGATTTCCACCATGTTTTGTGAATTTGCAGATGATCCCTTTCCTTGGATGAATGATCAGGAAAGCTGTTCTGCAGAGGTGGTTGGATTCAGAATGACAGGAACCACACCTAACGGCGATGTGCTCGAGATCATGCCTGATGTGGCCGAAGTGCACATCGCCAGAAAAAACTTGAGCTTTGCAGCTTTTAATCTCACAGTGGGACCCGAGAATGAGCCTGAGGGAGCTGAGGAGTCCTTGAGAAGGACGACAGGGCAGTTTAGGTTTGAGGTGGACAGCAGTGTAGTGAAGGAGTTGCTGGTCCACATTGTGACCGAAGTGACCGTGTTGTTCACGGTTTTCGTGTACGCCGGCAGTGAAATTACCCCCACTGCTCTGGTCGCCACCTTCCTCGCGCCCCATGACATCCCTCCCATGGCCAACCAGAGTGACCTGTTCGACTCAGCCTGTACGGTTAGGGAGGCCCGCGTGCTTTGCCTTCCAGCATCCCTGCTGCAAGTCATAGCTCAGCGAACTGGCTCGTCTGAGTGCACCTTGACCATCGTTCTGCAGGCACCTCGTTTTGTCATGAAAGCCAGTGAAAAGCTGGTGAGAATCGCTCTTTTCAGCGCTCACTGCCTAGACATGTATGGGGTCCAGAGCGATTGGAGAGAAGATACCTGTGTTCTCGGAGAGAAGACCACCTGGCTACGGGTGCACTGTGTCTGCCAAACCACAAGGAGGGCCCGGCGGCAGCTGGACCTAATAGAACAAGCCAGCACCCACCTGCAAACCCATTTTTTGACGGCCAAGGTGATTGTGGTCCCTAATCCTGTAGATCTACAGTTGGAGGTCATCAAGAACGTTACCCAAAACCCTGTGACGCTCTTCACTGTACTTTTCATCATGCTCATGTACATAATCCTAGCTTTCTGGGCCTTGCTGAGAGATGAAATGGATCAGTTTCTTCGGCAACATGTGATAATTCTACTTGATAACGATCCTTATGATAAGGTGTGTTACCTCGTCACTATTTTTACAGGAAGCCGTTGTGGGGCTGGGACCAGGGCCGATGTCTTCATCCAACTTATGGGAACAGAAGGCGCCAGCGATGTGCATTGTCTGAGCCATCCTTATTTTAAAACGCTCTACCGCGGAGGCATCAACACTTTTCTCCTAACGACGAAAAGTGACTTGGGGGACATCCATTCCGTTCGTGTGTGGCACAACAATGAGGGCAAAGCCCCCAGTTGGTACTTAAGCAGAATCAAAGTGGAAAATCTGTTCAGCAGACGCATCTGGCTGTTTTTATGCCGGGAATGGCTTTCTGTTGACACGTCTTTGGACAGAACATTTCACGTTACCGACCCAGAGAAGCCTATAAACAGAATGGACTTTTTCCTGATAGATTCAACTTACAAGCTGGGGAGAAATCACATGTGGTTCTCTATTTTCTCCGGTGTCATTGCTAGGCCCTTCAATAGGCTTCAGAGACTGTCCTGCTGTTTGGCAATGCTGATGGCCTCCCTTTTGTGTAATATTATGTTCTTTAATCTCGACAGACCAGAAGAAACAGAGTCAGAAGAGGGGAGGTACATCAGGTCAATGATGATAGGACTGGAAAGTGTCTTAATTACGATCCCTGTGCATTTATTGATCGCTTTTCTGTTCACCTACTCCCAGAGGGAGCCTCGTGTGACTCTAGAAAAGGTATCTCCCCGGAAGCGTTCCTTGGTGCCAGAGAGTGGACACTGGGAGGAATATCTTGAAAAGTGGCATGCTCGTGAAACTGTGCATGCTCCCACCAAGAAGGCTTCGAAGCTCCCATCTGCAAAAAGCACTAGACTTCACAAGGCTTCTGCCGAGGTACCCTACATGGCACAGCCtatggggaagaaaggagagaaggtcTTACGCACtcagggaaaaaatataaatgccagTAACGCAAACACAAATAACAATAAAGATGTTGCTTCTGGAGAGCCGCCTTCCCAAGTGGGTCCCGTAGAACTCAAGGAGAAGAGCAGGATCGCTATACCTTCGTGTTGTGTTTATATAGCGTGGTTCTTGGTTTTTGTTACATCCAGTATATCTTCATTCTTCATTGTATTTTACGGGCTGACCTATGGTTATGAAAAGTCACTAGAATGGCTCTTTGCATCGTTTTGTTCATTCTGTCTGTCCATTTTTCTGGTGCAGCCATCTAAAATTATACTCCTGTCAGGCCTCAGAACAAGTAGGCCCAAATATTGTAAAAACCTTTCATGGGCAGGCAGGTACTGCTATACCGAGATCGAGCTGCACAGCACGTTGAGCCCAGGAGAAATGCAAAAGCGACATGAGCAGATCGTGCAGCTCCGAAGATCGAGGATGTACCAGCCCCTCACCGAAGATGAAATCCtaatattcaaaagaaagaagaccATCAAGAGAAGGGCTTTCCTGTTCCTGTGTTACATTCTGACTCACTTCATCTTTCTAGCGCTCCTGTTGAGCCTCGTCGCCCTCCTGCGCCACACGGACAGCTTTTACTATAATCAGGTGATTCGCAGTCAGTTCTCTGTGGATCTCGGCTCGGTGACCAAGCTGGTGGACATCTACAGGTGGCTGGACAGCGTGCTGGTGCCTCTGCTCCACAATGACCCGAATCCAACGTTTCTTCCCGACAGCTCCTCTAAAATCCTGGGTCTTCCCCTGCTGAGGCAGGTGAGGGCAAAACCTGGCGATAaactctgcctgcctgccaacAACTTTGCGCAAACCAGCATGGAAGGAGAAGTCCATTGTCATCCCAACTATGGCACCGACCCGGAAGACACGAGAAACTACTCTAGCCTGTGGACCAAAGTTGCAAAGAGGTCCGAGGACAAGCATACCAACGGGTTTACTTACAAGCCTCCGGAGAAGACATGGGGCTATTTCTCCCACGGACTCTTACACACCTACGGGTCAGGAGGCTATGCATTCTATTTTTTCCCAGAACAGCAGCAGTTTAATTCCACCGTGAGGCTCAGGGAACTCCAGAGCGGCGGCTGGCTTGACGAGAAGACGTGGGCCGTGATTCTGGAGCTGACCACCTTCAATCCAGACGTCAGTCTGTTCTGTAGCGTTTCTGTCATTTTCGAGGCGTCTCAGTTAGGAGTTGTGAACACGAGTATATCCGTGCACTCCTTCGCGGTTGCTGATTTCGACAGGGAAACTTCAGCAGAAATCTACTTGTATGTggccattctcattttttttttagcctacATGGTCGATGAGGGCTATATCATCATGCAAGAAAGGGCCTCCTACGTGAGAAGTGTGTATAACCTGCTCAACTTtgctttaaaatgcatatttaccGTGCTGATTGTGCTCTTCTTCAGGAAGCACTTCTTGGCCACGGGCATAATTCGGTTTTACTTGTCGAACCCTGCAGATTTCATTCCCTTTCACGCAGTTTCTCAAGTAGATCACGTCATGAGGATCATTTTGGGTTTCCTGTTATTTCTGACCATCTTGAAGACCCTCAGGTATTCCAGATTCTTTTATGATGTGCGCCTGGCTCAGAGGGCCATTCAGGCGGCCCTTCCCGGCATCTGCCACATGGCGCTGGTGGTGTCCGTGTACTTCTTTGTGTACATGGCCTTCGGCTACCTGGTGTTCGGTCAACACGAGTGGAACTATAGTAACCTGATCCATGCCACGCAGACGATATTCTCCTATTGCGTCTCAGCGTTTCAGGACACCGAGTTCTCCAATAACAGGGTTCTGGGGGTCCTATTCCTCTCATCGTTCATGCTGGTGATGATCTGCATATTGATCAACTTATTTCAGGCAGTGATTTTGTCTGCCTATGAGGAAATGAAGCAGCCCGTGTATGAGGAACCATCAGACGAAGCGGAAGCAATGACCTATCTGTGTCGCAGGCTAAGAGCTATGTTCAGGTTTCTGACCTTCCAACCCAGGGACAAAGATGAACCAGAGTTCTTTGTCAACATGCTGTATGGGCAGCCGGAGAAGAACAGCCGCCGGTATCTGGGGCTGAAGACCAGAAACATCAACGGGAAGAAAATGGTTTATCTTGTTGTGTGA